From a region of the Basfia succiniciproducens genome:
- a CDS encoding phosphatidate cytidylyltransferase: MLKERILSAIALIAVVFAALFLFSPFYFALCLGAVVTLGVWEWTQFAKIKTEVWRYVISAIAGTFLFLWIYSHHSYLNAGRVFDGLAEPLLLAAVIWWIAAFFLVINYPKSASIWSKSLILQIIFAFFTLLPFFIGVLKLRLDGYIIDAHHGVVLLLYVFILVWAADSGAYFAGRKFGKHKLAPKVSPGKTWQGVIGGLITACVLAFIFQTIAGESLFNRGSTFSLTLLSVATVAISVLGDLTESMFKRESGIKDSSQLIPGHGGILDRIDSLTAAVPFFAYFYFFVL; encoded by the coding sequence TTGCTTAAAGAACGTATTTTATCGGCAATTGCGTTAATTGCCGTGGTATTTGCCGCTTTATTTTTATTTTCTCCTTTTTACTTTGCTCTTTGTTTGGGCGCGGTGGTCACGCTTGGTGTGTGGGAATGGACACAGTTTGCCAAAATTAAAACCGAAGTTTGGCGATATGTTATCAGTGCTATTGCAGGCACGTTTTTGTTCCTTTGGATTTATAGTCATCATAGTTATCTTAATGCCGGCAGAGTGTTTGACGGTTTAGCCGAGCCGTTGTTACTTGCCGCCGTTATTTGGTGGATTGCCGCATTCTTTTTAGTAATAAATTATCCTAAATCCGCTTCAATCTGGAGTAAGTCTTTAATTTTGCAAATTATTTTTGCATTCTTCACGCTGTTACCGTTTTTTATCGGTGTACTTAAATTACGTTTAGACGGTTATATCATAGATGCTCATCACGGCGTGGTATTATTGCTTTACGTATTTATTTTGGTCTGGGCGGCGGATAGCGGCGCTTATTTTGCCGGTCGAAAATTCGGAAAACATAAATTAGCACCTAAAGTATCGCCCGGAAAAACCTGGCAAGGCGTAATCGGCGGTTTAATTACCGCTTGCGTGCTGGCTTTTATTTTTCAAACTATTGCCGGCGAGTCTTTATTTAATCGCGGTTCGACTTTCTCTTTAACTCTGTTATCGGTTGCCACGGTGGCAATTTCCGTGCTGGGCGATTTAACGGAAAGTATGTTTAAACGAGAGAGCGGAATCAAAGACAGCAGTCAACTAATTCCCGGCCACGGCGGTATATTGGATCGTATTGACAGTCTTACCGCAGCCGTACCGTTTTTTGCTTATTTTTATTTCTTTGTGCTGTAA